The genomic window GCGGCATGATGGTCTTCACCCTGGCGGCCCACGAATTGCGCCGGCTGTTCCTGTCGCCGCTGGCCTGGGCGGTGCTGGCGGTGGTCCAGTTCATCCTGGCGTGGATGTTCCTGGCCCAGATCGAGCTGTTCATGCAGTGGCAGCCGCGGCTGCAGCAGCTGGACAGCCCGCGCGGGCTCACCGACATCGTCGCCGTCCCGCTGCTGGGCAACACCGCCATCGTGCTGCTGCTGGTGGTCCCCCTGCTCACCATGCGCCTCATCAGCGACGAGCGGCGCGGCCGGACCCTCAGCCTGCTGATCTCCGCACCGCTGACCATGACCGAGATCGTTCTCGGCAAGTACCTGGGGCTGCTGGCGTTTCTCGGCATCATGCTGGCCCTCATCGCCGCCATGCCGCTGTCGCTGCTGCTGGGCGGCGGCCTGGACTTCGGCCTGCTCGCGGCGGGCCTGCTGGGGCTGGCGCTGCTGCTGGCGAGCTTCGCCGCGCTGGGGCTGTTCATGTCGGCGCTGACATCCCAACCCACCGTCGCCGCGGTCAGCACCTTCGGGGCCCTGCTGCTGCTCTGGATCCTGGACTGGGCCGGCGGCCTGGCGGAGAGCGGCGAGAGCGCCGTGCTGC from Thioalbus denitrificans includes these protein-coding regions:
- a CDS encoding ABC transporter permease subunit, whose amino-acid sequence is MMVFTLAAHELRRLFLSPLAWAVLAVVQFILAWMFLAQIELFMQWQPRLQQLDSPRGLTDIVAVPLLGNTAIVLLLVVPLLTMRLISDERRGRTLSLLISAPLTMTEIVLGKYLGLLAFLGIMLALIAAMPLSLLLGGGLDFGLLAAGLLGLALLLASFAALGLFMSALTSQPTVAAVSTFGALLLLWILDWAGGLAESGESAVLRGLSLLRHYESLLTGAVDSRDLAYFALFILAFLVLSIRRLDSDRLQN